The Hordeum vulgare subsp. vulgare chromosome 7H, MorexV3_pseudomolecules_assembly, whole genome shotgun sequence DNA window acaacattcggtaaccaaccatataactcaaatacgcataaaacaacgtcgaaccttaagtgtgcagaccatgcgggttcgagaactatgtagacatgacccgagagactcctcggtcaatatccaatagcgggacctggatgcccatattggaccctacatattctacgaagatcttatcgtttgaacctcagtgccaaggattcgtataatcccgtatgtcattccctttgtccttcggtatgttacttgcccgagattcgatcgtcagtatccgcatacctatttcaatctcgtttaccggcaagtctctttactcgttccgtaatacaagatcccgcaacttacactaagttacgttgcttgcaaggcttgtgtgtgatgttgtattaccgagtgggccccgagatacctctccgtcacacggagtgacaaatcccagtcttgatccatactaactcaattaacaccttcggagatacctgtagagcatctttatagtcacccagttacgttgcgacgtttgatacacacaaagcatccctccggtgtcagtgagttatatgatctcatggtcataggaataaatacttgacacgcagaaaacagtagcaacaaaatgacacgatcaacatgctacgtctattagtttgggtctagtccatcacgtgattctcctaatgacgtgatcaagttatcaagcaacaacaccttgttcataatcagaagacactgactatcattgatcaactggctagccaactagaggcatgctagggacggtgttttgtctatgtatccacacatgtaaatgagtcttcattcaatacaattatagcatgggtaataaactattatcttgatacatgaattataataataactatatttattattgcctctagggcataattccaacatccccttgccctgcgccaccatccagagggatgagaggttcgacaacctcgtcaagttctatcttcctcccactcaattctctcgagagaaagtccttctcgagaaaagctccgttcttagcaacaaacactttgccctcggatttgagatagaaggtgtacccaactgtctcttttgggtaacctatgaagacgcacttttccgctttgggttccagcttttcaggctgaagctttttgacataagcatcacatccccaaactttaagaaacgacaactttggccttttgccataccacagttcgtatggtgtcgtctcaacggattttgatggtgccctatttaaagtgaatgtagctgtttctaatgcataaccccaaaatgataacggcaaatcagtaagagacatcatagatcgcaccatctctaacaaagtacgattacgacgttcggacacaccattacgctgtggtgttccaggcggtgtcaactgtgaaacaattccacattttcttaagtgatcaccaaactcgaaactcagatattcacccccacgatcagaccgtaggaacttgatcttcttgttacgatgattttccacttcattctgaaattgcttgaacttttcaaatgtttcagacttgtgcttcatcaagtagacataaccatacctacttaaatcgtcagtgaaggtgagaaaataacgatatccgccgcgtgcttcaacgctcattggaccacacacatcggtatgtatgatttccaataagtcacttgcacggtccattgttccggagaacggagtcttagtcatcttgcccatgaggcatggttcacacgtgtcaagtgaatcaaagtcaagtgactccaaaagcccatcagcatggagtttcttcatgtgctttacaccaatatgacccaagcggcagtgccacaaaaatatggcgctatcattgtttactctaactcttttggtctcattgttatgtatatgcgtatcgctatcaagattcaatatgaacaatcctctcacattcggtgcatgaccataaaagatgttactcatagaaatagaacaaccattattctcagacttaaaagagtaaccgtctcgcaataaacaagatccagatataatgttcatgctcaacgcaggcactaaataacaatgatttaagttcatcactaatcccgatggtagctgaagtgacactgtgccgacggcgattgcatcaaccttggaaccatttcctacgcgcatcgtcacttcgtctttcgccagcctacgtctattccgcagttcctgcttcgagttgcaaatatgagcaaccggtatcgaatacccaggcactactacgagagccggttaagtacacatcaataacatgtatatcaaatatacctgatttttctttgcccgccttcttatctgccagatacttggggcaattgcgcttccagtgacccatacccttgcaatagaagcactccgtttcgggcttaggtccagccttgggtttcttcggcggattggcaacaggcttgccgctcttcttcgaattgcccttcttgcctttgccgtttctcttgaaactagtggtcttgctcaccatcaacactttatgctctttacggagttcagactctgcgactttcagcatcgcaaacaactcgccgggagacttgttcatcccttgcatgttgtagttcaacacaaagcctttatagcttggcggcagtgattgaaggattctgtcagtgatagcttcttgcgggagttcaatccccagctcagctagacggtttgagtacccagacattttgagcacatgttcactgacagacgagttttcctccatcttgcaagcatagaatttatcggaggtctcatacctctcgatccgggctttcttctgaaagataaactccaactcctggaacatctcaaatgctccatgacgctcaaagcgacgttgaagtcccggttctaagccatacaagactgcacattgaactattgagtagtcctccttacgtgctaaccaagcgttcttaacatcctgatcagccgtagcgggtggttcatctcctagcgcagcattaaggacataatccttcttcccagcttgtaagattagcttaagattacgagcccagtctacaaagttgcttccatcatctttcaacttagctttctctaggaacgtattaaaattcaggatgactgtcgcgtgagccatgatctacaacacaaatatattcaaagtggacttagactatgttcaagataattagagttcaacttaatcaaattatatgctaaactcccactcaaaaagtacatctctctagtcacttgagtggttcatgatccatttacactatcccaagtccgatcatcacgtgagttgagtatagtttcagtggtaagcatccctgtgctaatcatatcaactatatgattcatgatcgacctttcggtctcatgtgttccgaggccatgtctgcacatgctaggctcgtcaagcttaacccgagtgttccgcgtgcgcaactgttttgcacccgttgtatgtgaacgttgagtctatcacacccgatcatcacgtggtgtctcgaaacgacgaactgtagcaacggtgcacagtcggggagaacacaatttcgtcttgaaattttagtgagagatcacctcataatgctaccgtcgttctaagcaaaataaggtgcataaaaggattaacatcacatgcaattcataagtgacatgatatggccatcatcacgtgcttcttgatctccatcaccaaagcaccggcacgatcttcttgtcaccggcgccacaccatgatcatccatcaacgtgtttccatcggggttgtcgtgctacttatgctattactactaaagctacatcctagcaaaatagtaaacgcatctacaagcacaaacgttagtataaagacaaccctatggctcctgccggttgccgtaccatcgacgtgcaagtcgatatttctattacaacatgatcatctcatacatccaatatatcacatcacatcgttggccatatcacatcacaatcataccctgcaaaaacaagttagacgtcctctaattttgttgttgcatgttttacgtggtgaccaagggtatctagtaggatcgcatcttacttacgcaaacaccacaacggagatatatgagttgctatttaacctcatccaaggacctcctcggtcaaatccgattcaactaaagttggagaaaccgacacttgccagtcatctttgagcaaagggggttactcgtaacgatgaaacaagtctctcgtaagcgtacgagtaatgtcggtccaagccgcttcaatccaacaataccgcggaatcaagaaaagactaaggagggcagcaaaacgcacatcaccgcccacaaaaacttttgtgttctactcgagaagacatctacgcatgaacctagcttatgatgccactgttggggaacgccgcatgggaaacaaaaaatttcctacgcgcacgaagacctatcatggtgatgtccatctacgagaggggatgagtgatctacatacccttgtagaccgtacagcagaagcgttagagaacgcggttgatgtagtggaacgtcctcacgtccctcgatccgccccgcgaacaatcccgcgatcagttccacgatctagtaccgaacggacggcacctccgcgttcagcacacgtacagctcgaagatgatctcggccttcttgatccagcaagagagacggagaggtagaagagttctctagcagcatgacggcgctccggaggttggtgatgaccttgtctcagcagggctccgcccgtgctccgcccgtgctccgcagaaacgcgatctagaggaaaaaccgtggaggtatgcggtcgggctgccgtggaaaagtcgtctcaaatcagccctaaaacctccgtatatataggtgggagggagggggccttgccttggggcttaaggagccccaagggggtcggccgagtccaagggggaggactctccccccccccaaaccgagttggattaGGTTTGGTGCgagggagtcccctttccttcccacctcctcctttttttttctctctcttgattttcttctccttggcgcatagggcacttgtgggctgtcccaccagcccactaaaggctggtgtgtctccccaaaggcctatgggcttccccggggtgggttgccccccccccccccccgtgaactcccggaacctattcgtcattcccggtaactccaaaaaccttccggtaatcaagtgaggtcatcctatatatcaatcttccttttcggaccattccggaaaccctcgtgacgtccgtgatctcatccgggactccgaacaacattcggtaaccaaccatataagtcaaatacgcataaaacaacgtcgaaccttaagtgtgcagaccctgcgggttcgagaactatgtagacatgacccgagagactcctcggtcaatatccaatagcgggacctggatgcccatattggatcctacatattctacgaagatcttatcgtttgaacctcagtgccaaggattcgtataatcccgtatgtcattccctttgtccttcggtatgttacttgcccgagattcgatcgtcagtatccgcatacctatttcaatctcgtttaccggcaagtctctttactcgtttcgtaatacaagatcccgcaacttacactaagttacattgcttgcaaggcttgtgtgtgatgttgtattaccgagtgggccccgagatacctctccgtcacacggagtgacaaatcccagtcttgatccatactaactcaactaacaccttcggagatacctgtagagcatctttatagtcacccagttacgttgcgacgtttgatacacacaaagcattcctccggtgtcagtgagttatatgatctcatggtcataggaataaatacttgacacgcagaaaacagtagcaacaaaatgacacgatcaacatgctacgtctattagtttgggtctagtccatcacgtgattctcctaatgacgtgatccagttatcaagcaacaacaccttgttcataatcagaagacactgactatcattgatcaactggctagccaactagaggcatgctagggacggtgttttgtctatgtatccacacatgtaaatgagtcttcattcaatacaattatagcatggataataaactattatcttgatacaggaattataataataactatatttattattgcctctagggcataatttcaacagagattaccttgggggatcaatccaaggaagaaatcaccagatctgaaggagatgggggaggggattagggattCGAAGAGAGCCAGCCGTCGCCGTTGCAGTTactgtttgaatgagggaggggaatggggagggggCTGAGCCGTGGCcagttaagtcaatgtgtggcgcctaagcgttcggcgccacacattacaatgtgtgacgcgtgaggcttaggcgtcacacggcctggggggtgggccctccctgccaggtggtcggggggtgtgtctccgaacggctaggcgtcacatAGTGTAGTGTGGCGTCTAGGTGTCGGAcgtcacacaaaagggtcagacgAGTGAAATATTTTCCGTGAGTTTTTTTTTCGAGGTCATTTCTGTCAATTTTGCACGCAAACTAGTACCCGGTCGATCCGGAAACGTGCCCCCTATGTGCGTCACCAGTCTGGAGTCTGGACAGTGTCAAAGAGCGtgaatgaaaacatcaaaaagtaCTGCTGTAGTAGGTTGCGGTAGAACCCGGTGTCGTAGTAAGAATCCCAGCCAGccgatagagagaaatgacatccGTTCTGGTAGTGTTGCTGCTAGCCGGAGGGAGACGTCGGGTTTGTCTCCGTCGagtccacctccgccaccaaacACACACGCGCTCCTCTATAAATACCTACCAAACGCACACGGTGAGAGAGCAGCGCTTCCCACTGCACACGCGCTTGGGTATACGCTCTTCTCATCTCACCAACACAGCCAGGAGCCAGCATGACCGTCGGCGGCGAGGCCACGGGACACGGGCAGACGGTGTGCGTGACCGGCGCCGGCGGCTACATCGGGTCGTGGATCGTCAAGCTCCTGCTGGAGAAGGGGTACGCCGTGCGAGGCACCGTCAGGAACCCAGGTACGTACATACTCTGCATACGACGGCGGCGAAGGTCGTTGGTTGTGATGCGCCGTCGTGCTGATTGCTAGCGTGCGTGCGTGCGCGTGCAGATGACGCCAAGAACGCGCACCTGAGGGCTCTCGCCGGCGCGGCGGAGCGGCTGGTGCTGTGCAAGGCCGACCTGCTCGACGCCGACGCGCTGCGCGCCGCCATCGCCGGCTGCCACGGCGTCTTCCACACCGCCTCGCCGGTCACCGACGACCCGGTACGTTTAATCCTTTTTTCCCGGAGAAATTAGTGCGCTCTAAATCAAGAGTTTTGCCAAATTTGTATAGTATTAAGCCATTATTGCATTCCGAGGATTCGATAACGCTTGCGAGTATTCGGGACGCCGTCAAATTTAccccctctgtttctaaatattttTTTAAGATTTTACTACAAAActaaatatataaatatattttttaaattttttttactAGGAAACTAAAtataaatgtatatagacatattcacTCATTATACTTCATATATAGTTCATAAAATCTTTAAAAgttatttatatttaggaacggagggagtacgtatttacttttccgtttctGTTCTGGCTGGACTGGACAACTGTAACCAGTATCCACAGAGGACTGCTTGCGCATGCATGGCCCCACCCTTCAGTGATGGACGACCATTGGTCAAAGTCGTTCGTGTAGTATCAGCAGTAGCATGGCATgcaatcatgcatgcatgcatggacgcTTGCGCGCTTGCTGTGCTTGCTTGCGCGTGCGTGCTTGCTTTGGCTTTGCATGTAACCAGTTATCGTCTAGTCTTGATGTGCGTGCTTTGGCTTTGCAGGAGGAGATGGTGGAGCCGGCGGTGAGGGGCACGCGCTACGTCATCGACGCCGCGGCGGAGTCCGGCACGGTCCGCCGCGTCGTGCTCACGTCGTCCATCGGCGCCGTCGCCATGGACCCCAGCCGCGCACCGGACGCGGTCGTCGACGAGTCCTGCTGGAGCGACCTCGAGTTCTGCAAGAAGACCAAggtacgtcgtcgtcgtcgtacacggaggattttgcaTGCACCCGGCCCGCCATGGTCGCCGGCGGCTCGTGGCTGATTCTGTTGTGTGTGCGTATGTCAGAACTGGTACTGCTACGGGAAGACGGTGGCGGAGCGGGAGGcatgggaggcggcggcggcgcgcggggtGGACCTAGTGGTGGTGAACCCGGTGCTGGTGCAGGGCCCGGCGCTGCAGCCGGCGGTGAACGCCAGCCTCACGCACGTGCTCAAGTACCTCGACGGCTCCGCCAAGACGTACGCCAACGCCGTCCAGGCGTACGTGCACGTCCGCGACACCGCCGCCGCGCACGTCCTCGTCTTCgaggcccccgccgccgccgggcgCTACCTGTGCGTGGCCGACGGCGCCGTGCTCCACCGGGAGGACGTGGTCACCATCCTCCGCAAGTTCTTCCCCGAGTACCCCATCCCCAGCAGGTCAGTAGCACTAATCGGCCATCGCAGCGTCCCTGTCTTTGTTCCAAACATGTCAACACACGCGCTAGCTAATGTTGTCGCGTTGAAGTCTCAAGAGTTCTGATTGATTTGGTGACATGGACggtcataaaaaattcagtcgtgTTACAATTTATGAATTAATGTATGGTAATGTATCGCAGGTGCTCTGACTCGGTGAACCCGAGGAAGCGGCCGTACAAGATGTCGAACCGGCGGCTCCGTGAGCTGGGCCTCGAGTTCACGCCGGTGGCACAGTGCCTCTACGACACCGTCGTCAGCTTCCAGGAGAAGGGCATCCTCCCGGTCCCTCCTGCCCCGGCACAGCCGGCGATGAAAGAGATCAACTGAAAGTGTGGTACACTACAGTACTTCTTATAGCAATCCagaagcatccatccatccatggatCATGGGTGAAAGCCTTCAGCTATGTATTGCCGTATTGGCATGTCATTCTGCTGTCAGCTAGCTGTTGCTCCAACAGTTTGAACTTTAATTGGCATGCAGTTATGTTCTccgaattggagaaggagctGAAATCTTGAAATGGAATGTTGTGCCCCTGATTTGCGTACTCGAGAATTTACGACTCGCTCCGGATCCTTTGAAACGAATTGACTCGCTCAAGATCGATTGCCCTCGCGTAGCTTCTTTTGCTTTACTGGAAGTGAAAGGTCCTTTTGTCCAGCCAGCCATGGCGACGCCGTCCGAGGACCTGCTTAATCAGTCATTCAAGCAGCACCGTGGCCGCCCCAATGTCCGGCTCGGCGCGGTCACCACCTGCATCCATGCCTCGCTCTGGGCTCGAGGGGACGGTGATCTGGGCTAGCAGACCTCCCGCCGTACTTGTGGCGCCCTCGGAAGAACAAACCGCAGCGACAGCACTCAAACACCAGCCACCAAAGTTGTACTAGCCGTAAGAGCATCCGACCTTGCAAACCTCATTCGGACATCTCAAATCTCATATCTTAAATTCATACAACCCATATAACTATTACGTAACCGTATGTGGCTGCGTCAGACCGGTTTATGCCTCaaacccggtatgtggctcggctgGGGCTTTCGGCTTTTGTTGTTAGGCTTAGATGAGTGGTCTGAGTATTTTGGCTCAGTTAGCACCctttcatcatatggatagaagTAGCGGCAGATGTTGTTACGATGACGGATTCAGACATATTATTATAATACTTTATAAGGTactcgagaataatcaataaagTGGCCGCATGCATCtttcagatgcagaggccgggggtcatcctccttttctaaaaaaaatacgtAACCGTATTACAAACATCGTATGGCTACTCCATCACTACTAACATGTCACTGGGCTATCAAAATTTGACATGTTTGGTTATGATGAAGATCATCCACAACTGTCCTTGTCCTTTCTggaattttaaaatatgttcaggAATTTGAAATAATATtcgagaatttgaaaaaatgttttgaaattttaaaaaatgctctggaatttgaaaaaatgttcgtaaatttgaaacaatatccagaatttgaaaaaatgttctggattttataaaaatgtttcggATTTTTTCAAAGAAGTTCTGAAATTTGTTTGAAAGATAttccgaaatttgaaaaaaatcccgaaatttgaaaaaaaaataggaaaacaatTATTAGATTTTtctaaacaaaaaaataaaatgggcCGGTCCAGTTGATGGCAAGCCAAAGATAGGCTGTCCCGGTACGGACGCTACAGCGCGGACGCGATCGCTCCACCATGGGCCGGCCGAATCTGGATTCACTGCATGCGTGAGATACCTATTTGACCCAAATTGCGTCAAATAGAAGCCCCATTAATGTACTATATGCAGCAACTCTCGTTCATAAAAGTTGGCATTCATATATCGAAGCTTGTAGGTTCTTAAAGGCCGCACGTCACCATAAGTTGCACGCCTATGTGGTCCCTGTGACCATGTCTCTGCGAGAAGGGGTTTTTTACTGTTTTGACCCACGAGACGAAAAAAATGCACATAATAAACTTGATCTGAAAGTttttcacgatctgacccttttagaaacgtCAGAAACAGTGGCGTTGCAGACCTTATGTGAAACTCCTGTCCACTGGATGTTGCGGGCCTTATGTGAAACGCTagtctactggacgttgatgGCCTTATGTGAAACGCCAAGGAGGCTGGCGTTTCTGGGGGGGCTCTCAAATGCCAAGGACGCTGGCGTTTCTGGGGGCTATGTAACTGCCCAGCGCCCGCCCCTTTGCCCACCTCCTGTtctttccttcttcctctccatgaaaaagctctccctcctcctccagatcaccccttcgatctccctcctccccaaccgttttgttggttctttggggcaaatcgaagaggtcagtaagctcctccaatccctacaattagtttttgcaatgactTTGTATGTGTGTAGCTTTTTCTTGCACTGGGTGTACCTATGTTTTGAAGTAAAATTTATtttgtgattgttaataggtgtagtttatggtgtctctaggtgtagtttttggtggctataggtaTAACCTAGGTTTTATTCATATTATTCGCATTAGGTTTATGcctaggtttagttcatattattcgaagaggccggtaagaattttgttcatattatgtaggaagtttcagccggataaatatccgggtcttgatgagtactacgagcagaagcatcgcgcggtgctagttgaaagaggagaggtaattatgatggtgttgatgattatttttctatactccatgatttttatattgtgACAAGTTGAGTCAACTAACAAAGTATGCGTTTGTttgtttaggttcctccactacttcgtttgaGGGGGCACAATCCGCTTTTATATGACCCTCATTACGAGCCTTATTTTAAaagaatggatcttcttcaatttgtgctcaactttaaaggcacGCCACCATGGTTGAATGCCACGGCCCTAACCGCACTTACGGaccgttggaggccggagacgcactcttttcacc harbors:
- the LOC123409743 gene encoding cinnamoyl-CoA reductase 1-like gives rise to the protein MTVGGEATGHGQTVCVTGAGGYIGSWIVKLLLEKGYAVRGTVRNPDDAKNAHLRALAGAAERLVLCKADLLDADALRAAIAGCHGVFHTASPVTDDPEEMVEPAVRGTRYVIDAAAESGTVRRVVLTSSIGAVAMDPSRAPDAVVDESCWSDLEFCKKTKNWYCYGKTVAEREAWEAAAARGVDLVVVNPVLVQGPALQPAVNASLTHVLKYLDGSAKTYANAVQAYVHVRDTAAAHVLVFEAPAAAGRYLCVADGAVLHREDVVTILRKFFPEYPIPSRCSDSVNPRKRPYKMSNRRLRELGLEFTPVAQCLYDTVVSFQEKGILPVPPAPAQPAMKEIN